The Sphingobacterium bambusae genome includes a window with the following:
- the aroA gene encoding 3-phosphoshikimate 1-carboxyvinyltransferase, with product MSLSTIKLSHSSKKVQGTVQLTGSKSESNRALIIQALSKGLVTVENLSAAADTVIMQNALQQAAASSAQTTTTIDIGPAGTAMRFLTSYLNLVKGQFLLTGTARMQQRPIGILVDALHTLGAQIDYAKQDGYPPLSINGGLRLTKNCVSIQGNISSQYISSLLLVAASLNNGLILDIQGELTSRPYVTMTLNMLQEAGVNYTWNDNSIEIKAQTFKPTTIFVEPDWSAASYWYAIVALSEDGAIVLPGLKAHSLQGDIAIVDIMTHFGVASSFQEDGLHIAKVSQGTDKQLFDFKECPDLAQTIVALAAALKRDISITGVETLKIKETDRLAALKTEIEKFGATIVADNNTYHIKTEVVQPVEHITFDTYEDHRMAMAFAPLALVFKEVSINEPQVVEKSYPDYWVHLEQQGFQIRK from the coding sequence ATGAGTTTATCCACAATTAAGCTCTCCCATTCTTCAAAAAAAGTACAAGGCACGGTTCAACTTACTGGTTCTAAATCAGAGAGCAACCGTGCTCTTATTATACAGGCACTCAGCAAAGGATTGGTAACGGTCGAAAACCTTTCCGCAGCAGCAGATACCGTCATTATGCAGAACGCACTGCAGCAAGCTGCGGCGAGCAGCGCGCAAACCACTACGACGATCGATATTGGCCCTGCTGGAACAGCCATGCGTTTTCTAACATCCTACTTAAATCTAGTAAAAGGCCAATTTTTGTTGACCGGCACAGCGCGTATGCAACAGCGTCCCATTGGCATCTTGGTGGATGCCCTGCACACGCTAGGAGCACAAATTGATTACGCCAAACAGGATGGATACCCTCCCCTAAGCATAAATGGCGGGCTCAGGCTGACAAAAAACTGTGTTTCCATCCAAGGAAACATCAGTAGTCAGTACATTTCTTCCCTGCTCCTTGTCGCGGCATCCTTAAACAACGGCCTTATCCTCGACATTCAAGGAGAATTGACATCAAGGCCATACGTTACGATGACCTTGAACATGCTGCAGGAAGCTGGAGTAAACTACACATGGAATGATAATTCCATCGAGATCAAGGCACAAACATTCAAGCCGACCACTATTTTTGTGGAACCCGACTGGAGCGCTGCCTCCTACTGGTACGCCATCGTTGCCCTTTCGGAAGACGGAGCGATTGTATTACCAGGACTCAAGGCACACAGCCTACAAGGAGACATCGCCATCGTCGATATCATGACGCATTTCGGTGTGGCCAGTTCCTTCCAAGAAGACGGCCTCCACATTGCAAAAGTCAGCCAAGGAACCGACAAGCAGCTTTTCGACTTCAAAGAATGCCCCGATTTAGCACAAACCATCGTGGCTCTAGCTGCTGCGCTAAAAAGGGACATTTCCATCACGGGCGTGGAAACGCTTAAAATCAAAGAAACAGACCGCTTGGCCGCGCTCAAAACGGAAATCGAGAAATTCGGTGCCACTATAGTAGCAGACAACAATACTTACCATATAAAAACCGAGGTCGTACAGCCCGTTGAACATATTACATTTGACACCTACGAAGATCACCGCATGGCTATGGCCTTTGCCCCATTAGCTTTGGTTTTCAAGGAAGTAAGCATCAACGAGCCACAAGTGGTTGAAAAATCCTATCCAGACTATTGGGTACATTTGGAACAACAAGGCTTTCAAATCCGTAAATAA
- the aroC gene encoding chorismate synthase produces the protein MAGNSFGHLFKISTFGESHGKAIGVIIDGCPPNIEIDEEFIQSELDKRKPGQSKITTQRKESDVAQILSGVFEGKSTGTPIAILIPNKDQRSKDYSHIADKYRPSHADYTYQQKYGIRDFRGGGRSSARETAARVAAGAVAKLFLKKHGIAIFAHVSAVGTIESPNLDHSDLDALLALREENIARCADPATANEMIELIDSVRKDGDTIGGKIATVVRNVPVGLGEPVFDKLHADLAKAMMSINAVHGFEYGSGFSGSAMRGSEHNDIFIKEGDKVSTRTNFSGGIQGGISNGMDITFRTAFKPVATIMRDQDTINEAGENTSISGKGRHDPCVVSRAVIIVEAMTALVLADHFLRFRAYKNEQ, from the coding sequence ATGGCTGGAAACTCATTTGGCCATCTGTTTAAAATCAGCACCTTTGGCGAATCCCATGGAAAAGCGATAGGTGTTATTATAGATGGATGTCCCCCTAATATTGAAATAGACGAAGAATTCATCCAATCAGAGCTGGACAAGCGGAAGCCCGGACAGTCCAAAATTACCACACAACGTAAAGAAAGTGACGTTGCGCAAATTCTTTCCGGCGTATTCGAAGGAAAGTCTACGGGCACGCCTATAGCCATACTTATACCTAATAAAGACCAGCGGTCGAAGGATTATTCGCACATTGCCGATAAATATCGTCCCTCGCATGCCGACTATACCTATCAACAAAAATATGGCATTCGCGATTTCCGAGGTGGAGGACGCTCTTCGGCAAGGGAAACTGCGGCGCGCGTAGCCGCCGGAGCAGTGGCCAAGCTATTCCTGAAGAAGCATGGCATCGCGATCTTTGCCCATGTATCCGCCGTTGGAACAATAGAATCACCAAATCTGGATCATAGCGACCTCGACGCATTACTTGCGCTCCGAGAAGAAAATATCGCACGTTGTGCAGATCCCGCGACGGCCAACGAAATGATTGAGCTCATCGACAGCGTACGCAAAGATGGCGATACCATTGGCGGAAAAATTGCTACCGTAGTGCGCAATGTACCGGTGGGACTCGGCGAGCCGGTATTTGACAAATTGCACGCAGACTTGGCAAAAGCTATGATGAGCATCAATGCGGTCCACGGCTTTGAATACGGATCCGGATTTAGTGGATCAGCGATGCGCGGATCCGAACATAACGATATTTTCATCAAAGAAGGCGATAAAGTAAGTACCCGTACCAATTTCTCCGGAGGAATACAGGGAGGTATCTCAAACGGAATGGATATTACTTTTCGAACAGCTTTCAAACCGGTTGCAACCATCATGCGCGACCAAGATACCATAAACGAAGCTGGCGAAAACACCAGCATCTCCGGAAAAGGAAGACACGATCCTTGCGTGGTATCCCGAGCGGTAATCATCGTCGAAGCGATGACCGCATTAGTTTTAGCAGACCATTTTTTAAGATTTAGAGCATATAAGAATGAACAGTAA
- a CDS encoding ROK family protein — protein sequence MNSNFVVASDIGGTHITSAVVDINTWQILEDTISRCHVNSRSDAKSIFLSWCSSISKAIESCNSAISKVGIAMPGPFDYENGISLMKNQDKYDALYQVSVTNGILDSLNTEKDIRFINDAAAFLQGEIFAGNLQHKDRILGITLGTGLGSAVWNKGDKAFDADLWNAPYRSDIFEEYLVTRWFTKRFAALSGIQEDGFKDIISKYRDTPAFDQLMQEYSTALYDFLSFFAEKHDSNTFIIGGNIANAWDVINQYNDKIAEKFEIYTGQYAEKAAIIGAASLFSN from the coding sequence ATGAACAGTAATTTCGTGGTAGCTTCGGATATAGGTGGGACACATATCACGTCTGCTGTTGTCGACATCAATACATGGCAAATTCTAGAGGATACGATCTCTAGATGCCATGTAAATTCAAGGTCAGATGCTAAATCGATTTTCTTATCATGGTGCTCTTCCATCTCGAAAGCGATAGAAAGTTGCAATAGCGCTATCTCAAAAGTGGGAATCGCCATGCCGGGACCGTTTGATTACGAGAATGGAATATCGCTGATGAAAAATCAGGATAAATACGATGCACTATACCAAGTGAGTGTAACAAATGGCATCTTGGACAGCTTAAATACAGAAAAAGATATTCGGTTTATAAATGACGCCGCGGCCTTTCTGCAAGGAGAGATTTTTGCGGGCAATCTGCAGCACAAGGATCGGATTTTGGGCATCACGCTGGGAACCGGTCTTGGATCTGCGGTATGGAACAAAGGTGATAAGGCTTTTGATGCCGACCTTTGGAATGCTCCTTACCGATCGGATATCTTTGAAGAATACCTAGTTACACGCTGGTTTACTAAACGTTTTGCAGCGTTGAGCGGTATACAGGAAGATGGTTTTAAAGATATCATCAGCAAATACAGGGACACCCCCGCCTTTGACCAGTTGATGCAGGAATACAGCACGGCGCTATACGATTTTCTATCTTTTTTCGCGGAAAAGCATGACAGCAACACCTTCATTATTGGCGGTAACATTGCCAATGCATGGGATGTCATCAACCAATATAACGATAAAATTGCCGAGAAATTTGAGATATACACCGGCCAATACGCAGAAAAAGCTGCCATTATCGGTGCAGCTTCCTTATTTTCCAACTAA
- a CDS encoding alpha-ketoacid dehydrogenase subunit alpha/beta: MSNITMNINSDFETAKISFNDFREIILNDYRLAMESRFVSLLGRKEVLTGKAKFGIFGDGKEIAQIALAKVFQAGDWRSGYYRDQTFAFASGISNVYHFFSQLYANPDLEADISSGGRQMNCHFSTQLLDSSGNWLNQTLQKNSASDISTTGGQMSRVMGLGLASKLYRDNRNLDYLTYFSQKGDEVVFCTIGNASTSEGVFWETVNAAAVKQIPVVISIWDDGYGISVPNEIQTAKADISEALRGFQRNGDGNGIEIFRVRGWDYPALCEVYEQAARVAREQHIPCVVHVTEITQPQGHSTSGSHERYKSKERLEWEGDFDCNVKMRHWMLQSGIAQEDELLAIEQESKDFVRDEQRRAWADYHKTIQKDLDEAIGLLRQLDEEAVELPLRTLQSLAEPSLKEVYSNVRRAIRDLRTVKSVKKDALLQWFASKQEKNYDRYNDKLFTDTQDSPLQVDAVAASYDGDGHLVDGREVLNACFEANFKRDERILAFGEDVGKIGDVNQGFAGLQDKFGELRVFDTGIRESAIIGKGIGLALRGLRPIAEIQYLDYLIYAMPVLSDDLASLSYRTKGTQKSPVIIRTRGHRLEGVWHSGSPMTVLLGGLRGLHLCVPRNMTQAAGMYNTLLRSDEPAVVVECLNGYRLKEKMPVNVGDFTVPIGVAELIRTGKDITVVSYGATLRVVQEASIELEKMGISIEIIDAQCLQPFDRTHLCGKSLAKTNKLLVVDEDMPGGASAFILQEIIEKQNGYFNLDGQPRTLSAKAHRPPYGSDGDYFTKPSVDDVIELAYEMMSEYNSVEYPKLY; the protein is encoded by the coding sequence ATGTCAAATATTACGATGAACATAAACAGTGATTTCGAAACAGCGAAGATTAGCTTTAATGATTTTCGTGAAATCATTCTGAACGACTACCGCTTAGCCATGGAAAGTAGATTTGTGAGTTTACTTGGGCGCAAAGAGGTGTTGACAGGTAAAGCTAAATTTGGAATATTTGGCGATGGGAAAGAGATTGCCCAGATTGCGCTGGCGAAGGTTTTTCAAGCGGGAGACTGGCGATCTGGCTATTATAGGGATCAAACTTTCGCGTTCGCTTCAGGCATATCCAACGTTTACCATTTCTTTTCACAGCTATATGCCAACCCGGATTTGGAAGCCGACATATCGTCGGGCGGCAGGCAGATGAACTGTCATTTCTCGACACAGCTTTTGGACTCTTCGGGGAATTGGTTGAACCAAACGTTACAGAAAAATTCAGCTTCCGATATATCAACCACTGGTGGGCAAATGTCTCGTGTGATGGGGCTGGGGCTTGCCTCCAAGCTGTATCGCGATAACCGAAATTTAGACTATTTAACCTACTTTTCCCAAAAGGGAGATGAGGTTGTTTTCTGTACTATTGGCAATGCTTCGACTTCGGAAGGTGTTTTCTGGGAAACGGTTAATGCAGCTGCTGTAAAGCAGATTCCAGTAGTGATATCGATATGGGATGACGGCTATGGTATATCTGTGCCGAACGAGATACAAACGGCTAAGGCCGACATATCAGAGGCTTTGCGAGGTTTTCAGCGCAACGGCGATGGCAATGGAATCGAAATTTTCAGGGTACGGGGCTGGGATTATCCGGCGTTGTGCGAAGTATATGAGCAGGCTGCACGGGTGGCTCGTGAGCAGCACATACCTTGTGTTGTTCATGTAACAGAAATCACCCAACCACAGGGGCATTCTACTTCGGGATCTCACGAGCGTTATAAATCGAAAGAGCGGTTGGAATGGGAGGGTGATTTTGACTGCAATGTGAAAATGCGCCATTGGATGTTGCAATCTGGAATTGCGCAAGAGGATGAGTTGTTGGCTATAGAGCAGGAGTCGAAAGATTTTGTGCGCGATGAGCAACGTCGCGCTTGGGCGGACTACCATAAAACTATTCAAAAGGATCTGGATGAAGCCATTGGGCTTTTACGTCAGTTAGACGAGGAGGCGGTAGAGCTTCCTTTGCGTACTTTGCAGTCATTGGCAGAGCCTTCGTTAAAAGAAGTGTATAGCAACGTGCGCCGGGCTATCCGGGATTTACGAACAGTGAAGTCTGTCAAGAAAGACGCATTGTTGCAGTGGTTTGCCAGTAAGCAGGAAAAGAATTACGATCGCTACAATGATAAATTGTTTACAGACACCCAAGATTCGCCACTGCAGGTAGATGCTGTCGCGGCGTCATATGATGGTGATGGGCATTTGGTTGATGGGCGGGAGGTATTGAACGCCTGTTTCGAAGCTAATTTTAAGCGGGATGAGCGCATTTTGGCTTTTGGTGAAGATGTTGGGAAGATTGGCGATGTTAACCAAGGTTTTGCAGGATTGCAAGATAAATTTGGTGAATTACGGGTTTTCGATACTGGGATTCGGGAGTCAGCCATTATCGGCAAAGGTATAGGGCTGGCGTTGCGCGGTTTGCGGCCGATAGCGGAGATACAATACCTCGACTACTTGATTTACGCGATGCCTGTTTTGAGTGATGATTTAGCCAGCCTGAGTTACCGAACAAAAGGAACACAAAAGTCGCCGGTGATTATTCGTACACGCGGCCACCGGTTGGAAGGCGTATGGCATTCTGGTTCTCCGATGACGGTCCTGCTGGGGGGCTTGCGTGGGCTGCACCTATGTGTTCCACGTAACATGACACAAGCGGCGGGTATGTACAACACGCTGTTGCGTTCGGATGAGCCTGCAGTGGTTGTTGAATGTTTGAATGGATATAGGCTCAAAGAGAAGATGCCGGTTAATGTGGGTGATTTTACGGTTCCTATTGGTGTGGCCGAATTGATCCGCACGGGGAAAGATATTACCGTTGTTTCCTATGGTGCGACGCTTCGCGTGGTACAGGAGGCTTCCATCGAGTTGGAAAAGATGGGGATTTCTATCGAGATTATTGACGCACAGTGCTTGCAACCGTTCGATCGGACGCACCTGTGTGGGAAGTCACTCGCTAAAACAAATAAACTGCTGGTGGTGGACGAAGATATGCCTGGTGGGGCAAGTGCCTTTATTTTGCAGGAAATTATTGAAAAACAAAATGGCTACTTCAATTTGGATGGACAGCCGCGCACACTATCGGCTAAAGCTCATCGTCCGCCTTATGGCTCCGACGGAGATTATTTTACCAAGCCATCAGTGGATGACGTGATTGAACTGGCTTACGAAATGATGAGTGAATATAACAGTGTAGAATATCCTAAGCTGTATTAA
- a CDS encoding NUDIX hydrolase: protein MYLFNVRVYGILLNDNNEVLISDEKTQNVAFTKFPGGGLEYGEGLIDALKREFLEECDLRIEVVQHIYTTDFYEKSSFNESQIISIYYQVRPLENIQFDVKVSPFDFSNEKQQEKVEVFRFVQLNQLEEDELTFKTDKMAWKVFKNIVNK, encoded by the coding sequence ATGTATTTATTTAACGTCCGCGTTTACGGCATCTTGCTTAATGACAACAATGAAGTGCTGATTAGCGACGAAAAAACGCAAAATGTAGCCTTCACCAAGTTTCCTGGCGGAGGATTGGAATATGGAGAAGGATTGATCGACGCGCTAAAAAGAGAATTTCTGGAAGAATGCGATCTCCGTATTGAAGTTGTACAGCATATCTACACCACCGATTTCTACGAAAAATCAAGCTTTAACGAGAGCCAAATCATCTCCATATATTACCAAGTTCGTCCGCTAGAGAACATTCAATTCGACGTTAAGGTGAGTCCTTTTGATTTTTCAAATGAAAAACAGCAAGAAAAAGTCGAAGTATTTCGTTTTGTGCAGCTCAATCAGTTGGAGGAGGATGAATTGACATTCAAAACGGATAAAATGGCTTGGAAGGTGTTCAAAAATATAGTAAACAAGTAG
- the rlmH gene encoding 23S rRNA (pseudouridine(1915)-N(3))-methyltransferase RlmH, which translates to MKISLLCIGKTDDGFVRSGIDTYLKRLKHYINFEIILIPDIKNSKNLSQEQQKDKEGELILKQVSNTDLLILLDERGKEYRSVDFSRFLEKKMVDSVSHMVFVIGGPYGFSDAVYRRAGQQLSLSKMTFSHQMIRLFFVEQVYRAFTIMRGGPYHHE; encoded by the coding sequence ATGAAAATCAGTTTGTTGTGTATTGGTAAAACGGATGATGGCTTCGTCAGAAGTGGTATCGACACCTATTTAAAACGGTTGAAGCACTACATTAATTTTGAGATTATCCTTATTCCAGATATTAAGAACTCGAAAAATTTGAGTCAAGAACAGCAGAAGGATAAAGAAGGGGAATTGATTTTAAAGCAAGTTTCAAATACCGATCTGTTGATTTTGTTGGATGAGCGCGGAAAAGAGTACCGTTCGGTAGATTTTTCTCGGTTTTTGGAGAAAAAAATGGTGGATTCTGTGAGCCATATGGTTTTCGTGATCGGAGGCCCATATGGTTTTTCCGATGCGGTGTACCGAAGGGCAGGCCAACAGCTGTCACTTTCCAAGATGACATTTTCGCACCAGATGATCCGGTTGTTTTTTGTGGAGCAGGTATATCGGGCATTTACCATTATGCGTGGAGGACCCTATCATCACGAATAA
- a CDS encoding riboflavin synthase, whose amino-acid sequence MFTGIIETLGTVTKVEHDQSNIHFFITSSLSKELKIDQSVSHNGVCLTVVNVQADSHQVTAIQETLTKSNLGTLKVGDLVNIERCTLANGRFDGHIVQGHVDQTAICTAKEDQHGSWLFTFEYDPTQQNITVEKGSITVNGISLTVLNSTNNSFAVAIIPYTIEHTNLQHTKVGDSVNLEFDIVGKYVSKIMAMRG is encoded by the coding sequence ATGTTTACTGGAATTATTGAAACCTTAGGTACCGTAACAAAAGTCGAGCACGATCAAAGCAACATTCATTTCTTTATTACCTCGTCCCTATCGAAAGAACTGAAAATTGATCAAAGTGTGTCGCACAACGGCGTATGTCTTACTGTGGTCAACGTACAGGCCGATAGCCACCAAGTTACGGCCATCCAAGAAACATTGACAAAGTCGAACTTAGGAACACTAAAGGTCGGTGATCTAGTGAATATAGAACGCTGTACCTTAGCAAATGGACGCTTTGATGGACACATCGTTCAAGGACACGTGGATCAAACAGCTATTTGCACAGCAAAAGAGGATCAACATGGAAGCTGGTTGTTCACATTTGAATACGACCCTACACAGCAAAATATTACTGTGGAAAAAGGGTCGATCACCGTAAATGGTATTAGCCTTACCGTATTAAACTCGACAAACAACAGTTTTGCTGTGGCAATTATCCCTTACACCATCGAACATACCAACCTTCAACATACCAAGGTCGGTGACAGCGTCAATCTGGAATTCGATATTGTTGGTAAATATGTATCAAAAATTATGGCCATGCGCGGATAA
- a CDS encoding chloride channel protein, with protein sequence MHKISNRNFMIILAFVVGVIGGLAAALLKGLTHFIASTLQNDIDWHFKYSFYLILPLFGILFSVIYVRKFLRGKRLEHGITPIIYSISRKSSRIEPHNIYSQIVTSAITVGFGGSCGLEAPIAYSGSAIGSNTGRFFGLQYKEITMLLACGAAAGISGAFNSPIAGMIFAIEILLPEFSIPAFIPLLISAALASVVSRLLYSEPLFHTATTEWEVEALFFYIVLAVIVGLYTVYFAKISNVVKRWFGRISNPYNKVWFSGISLGLMIFVFPALYGEGYITIQQILDGKFDAIVQNSLFSDYKNIAWVVISYTVVTLFAKSLASLFTLNGGGNGGVFGPSLVMGGLLGFAFAYGMNQTGFVMLNVPNFVMAGMAGALAGIMHAPLTGLFLIAEITGGYTLMVPLMLVTSISYLINRSILKHSIYTKVLAESGDLLSYEDKDRTVLSMMKLRYVLETNFVVLRPTETPHDRKSDIIHSKRNIFPVVDEKGVLLGTIYSEYLFSVLLGEEEGVEKTFDKLAQKPNDVIQERENMEIVMSKMNRDDVWILPVVDESNRYLGFVSKSSVFNKYRALLVRQGHYLE encoded by the coding sequence ATGCATAAGATTTCCAACCGGAACTTTATGATTATCCTGGCTTTCGTTGTGGGCGTTATTGGTGGTTTGGCGGCCGCACTGTTGAAGGGCTTGACCCACTTTATAGCATCAACTTTGCAGAATGATATAGATTGGCATTTTAAGTATTCGTTTTATTTGATTTTGCCTTTGTTTGGAATTTTGTTTAGTGTGATCTACGTGCGTAAGTTTTTGCGCGGCAAACGCTTGGAGCATGGTATTACGCCGATTATCTATTCCATTTCTAGGAAATCCAGTAGGATAGAGCCGCACAACATCTATTCGCAGATTGTTACTAGTGCGATAACGGTTGGATTTGGCGGGTCGTGCGGATTGGAGGCGCCGATAGCTTACAGTGGATCGGCGATAGGTTCGAATACCGGTCGCTTTTTTGGGTTGCAGTACAAGGAGATAACCATGTTGCTGGCCTGCGGAGCGGCGGCGGGTATTTCCGGTGCGTTCAACAGTCCGATTGCAGGGATGATCTTTGCGATCGAGATCTTGTTGCCCGAGTTTTCCATTCCGGCCTTTATTCCTTTGCTGATATCGGCTGCTTTGGCATCTGTCGTCTCGCGATTGCTTTACAGTGAACCTCTTTTCCATACGGCCACAACCGAATGGGAAGTGGAAGCACTCTTTTTCTATATCGTCTTAGCTGTAATCGTGGGGCTGTATACGGTCTACTTCGCGAAAATTAGTAATGTTGTAAAACGTTGGTTTGGGCGTATTTCCAATCCTTACAATAAAGTGTGGTTCAGTGGGATATCATTGGGTTTAATGATTTTCGTATTTCCCGCTTTGTATGGAGAGGGCTATATCACCATACAGCAGATTTTGGATGGAAAATTCGATGCTATCGTACAGAATAGTCTGTTTTCGGATTATAAAAATATTGCTTGGGTAGTGATATCCTATACCGTTGTTACGCTTTTCGCGAAATCGTTGGCCTCCTTATTTACCTTAAATGGTGGTGGTAATGGTGGTGTTTTTGGCCCCAGTTTGGTGATGGGAGGGCTCCTTGGTTTTGCCTTTGCCTATGGGATGAACCAAACGGGGTTTGTCATGCTTAACGTGCCCAATTTTGTGATGGCCGGTATGGCTGGTGCTTTAGCCGGGATTATGCATGCGCCGCTCACGGGGTTATTTCTTATTGCAGAGATTACGGGTGGCTACACCTTGATGGTGCCGTTGATGCTGGTTACGTCGATATCTTATCTCATTAATCGGTCTATATTGAAGCACTCTATCTACACAAAGGTTTTGGCGGAGTCGGGTGACTTATTATCTTATGAAGATAAAGATCGCACAGTGCTGAGTATGATGAAGCTCCGTTATGTACTGGAGACGAATTTTGTTGTCTTGCGGCCTACAGAAACACCTCATGACCGAAAGTCCGATATTATCCATTCTAAGCGGAATATTTTTCCTGTAGTGGATGAAAAGGGCGTCTTGCTCGGTACTATTTATAGTGAATACTTGTTTTCGGTGTTGCTGGGCGAGGAGGAAGGTGTTGAAAAGACCTTTGATAAGCTGGCGCAGAAACCCAATGATGTTATTCAAGAAAGGGAAAATATGGAGATTGTGATGTCCAAGATGAATAGAGATGATGTATGGATATTACCTGTGGTGGATGAAAGCAATCGCTATCTTGGATTTGTTTCGAAATCCAGTGTATTCAATAAGTATCGGGCGCTGCTAGTGCGACAGGGACATTATCTAGAGTAA
- a CDS encoding hydrogen peroxide-inducible genes activator, with the protein MTLVQLEYIIAVDTYRSFVAAAEHCYVTQPTLSMQIQKLEESIGAKIFDRSRQPVVPTEIGEKIIKQARVILNESKKIAELLLESKGEVSGELKIGVIPTVAPYLLPDILTAFLKKYPKLQLQIWEYTTERILQELKLGKLDCGILSTPLHESGIEETPLYYETFVAYVSEHSPLFQKKMVTTDEIANEKLWLLNEGHCMRGQVLNLCQYKHNQGALGTFEYNTGSVETLKRMVDINGGLTILPEMSVLGYDEDQLGQVRYFRAPEPVREISIVTTPNFVKKQAVTALKNEIIALVPDRFKTKKRKEVMGFEL; encoded by the coding sequence ATGACCCTTGTTCAATTAGAATATATTATTGCAGTGGATACGTATCGCAGTTTTGTAGCGGCGGCAGAGCACTGCTACGTGACGCAGCCTACATTAAGCATGCAGATCCAAAAGCTGGAAGAATCCATCGGCGCGAAAATATTCGATCGCAGCAGACAGCCGGTTGTTCCGACAGAGATTGGCGAAAAAATCATTAAGCAAGCACGCGTCATCTTGAATGAGAGCAAGAAAATTGCCGAACTATTGCTGGAGAGTAAAGGCGAAGTTTCAGGGGAACTTAAAATTGGTGTCATCCCTACCGTCGCACCTTATCTCTTACCCGATATATTGACTGCGTTTCTGAAGAAATATCCAAAGTTGCAGCTACAGATTTGGGAGTATACCACCGAACGCATCCTGCAGGAACTCAAATTGGGTAAGCTGGATTGCGGAATTCTGTCAACGCCATTGCATGAGTCGGGCATTGAGGAAACACCGTTGTATTACGAGACCTTTGTTGCCTATGTATCCGAGCATAGTCCGCTTTTTCAGAAAAAAATGGTTACCACAGACGAGATTGCGAATGAAAAGCTGTGGCTTCTCAATGAGGGACATTGTATGCGGGGGCAAGTATTGAATCTTTGCCAATATAAACATAACCAAGGGGCACTAGGAACGTTTGAATATAATACAGGTAGTGTGGAAACACTGAAGCGTATGGTGGATATCAATGGTGGTTTGACAATCTTACCGGAGATGAGCGTTTTGGGCTATGATGAAGATCAACTGGGGCAAGTTCGGTATTTTAGAGCGCCGGAACCTGTTCGGGAGATTAGTATCGTTACGACCCCAAATTTTGTAAAAAAGCAAGCGGTAACCGCATTGAAGAACGAGATTATCGCACTTGTTCCCGATCGGTTCAAGACGAAAAAAAGAAAAGAAGTGATGGGCTTCGAGCTGTAA